The Polynucleobacter necessarius genome has a window encoding:
- the frr gene encoding ribosome recycling factor, whose product MSAAEIKSTTDQKMQKSLEALKSNLAKIRSGRANPGILEHIQVDYYGNPTPLSQVASLGLADARTINVQPFEKTMVGAIEKAIRDSDLGLNPASQGTVIRVPMPALTEERRRDLTKVVKNEGEDAKIAVRNLRRDANEHLKRLTKDKEISEDDERRATDEIQKMTDRTVVEIDKIVSEKEKEIMTV is encoded by the coding sequence ATGTCCGCAGCAGAAATTAAATCCACTACCGATCAAAAGATGCAGAAGTCTCTTGAGGCTTTGAAATCCAATTTGGCAAAAATTCGTTCTGGCCGTGCAAATCCTGGAATCTTGGAACACATCCAAGTGGATTACTACGGTAACCCAACACCGCTAAGCCAAGTGGCTAGCTTAGGTTTGGCTGACGCTAGAACAATTAACGTTCAACCATTTGAAAAGACCATGGTTGGCGCTATTGAGAAGGCGATTCGTGATTCTGACTTAGGTCTTAATCCCGCCTCCCAAGGTACGGTGATTCGTGTACCAATGCCAGCATTGACAGAAGAGCGTCGTCGCGACTTAACTAAGGTGGTTAAGAACGAGGGTGAAGATGCCAAAATCGCCGTACGTAACTTACGTCGTGATGCCAATGAGCACCTCAAGCGCCTCACTAAAGATAAAGAAATTTCTGAGGATGATGAGCGTCGTGCAACTGATGAGATTCAGAAGATGACCGATCGTACCGTTGTTGAAATCGATAAGATCGTTTCTGAAAAAGAAAAAGAGATCATGACGGTTTAA
- the pyrH gene encoding UMP kinase yields MPAYKRVLLKLSGEALMGDDAFGINPVTIDSMVKEIADVVNSGVQLAIVIGGGNIFRGVAGGAAGMDRATADYMGMLATMMNSLALQDALRQKGVEARVQSALRMDQVVEPYIRPRAIRALTEGKVVIFAAGTGNPFFTTDTAAALRGAEMAAEIVLKATKVDGIYSADPMKDPTATLYKTITFDEAIIKNLQVMDATAFALCRDRKLPIKVFSILKPGALMRVVQGESEGTLVHV; encoded by the coding sequence ATGCCAGCCTACAAACGTGTTCTCTTAAAACTCTCTGGTGAAGCCCTCATGGGGGATGATGCTTTTGGCATCAATCCAGTCACTATTGATTCCATGGTGAAAGAAATTGCCGATGTAGTGAATAGCGGTGTTCAGTTGGCAATCGTGATCGGCGGCGGAAATATTTTCCGCGGTGTAGCAGGTGGTGCGGCAGGTATGGATCGTGCAACTGCTGACTACATGGGAATGCTTGCCACTATGATGAACTCACTTGCACTGCAAGATGCTTTGCGCCAAAAAGGTGTTGAAGCGCGAGTGCAATCTGCTCTCAGAATGGATCAAGTAGTTGAGCCTTACATTCGCCCTCGTGCAATTCGTGCATTGACTGAAGGCAAGGTAGTGATTTTTGCTGCAGGTACAGGCAATCCATTCTTTACTACTGATACGGCAGCAGCCTTACGCGGTGCTGAGATGGCGGCAGAGATTGTTCTGAAGGCCACTAAGGTAGACGGTATTTACAGCGCCGATCCAATGAAGGATCCAACGGCTACTCTTTACAAGACAATTACTTTTGATGAGGCCATCATCAAAAACTTGCAAGTGATGGATGCAACTGCTTTTGCATTGTGTCGTGATCGCAAATTACCCATCAAAGTGTTTTCAATTCTCAAGCCAGGCGCATTGATGCGTGTGGTTCAGGGTGAATCTGAAGGCACTTTAGTACACGTTTAA
- the tsf gene encoding translation elongation factor Ts yields MAAITAAMVGELRAKTDAPMMECKKALTEADGDMARAEEILRVKLGSKAGKAASRVTAEGIVASSINGTTGALLEVNCETDFVSKNDDFLAFTQACANLISEKNPADVAALLALPMNGQTVDEVRSALIGKIGENIMPRRFKRFAGSNKLVSYLHGTRIGVMVEFEGDETAAKDVAMHIAAMKPVALSMADVPAEAIAVERSVAVQKAAESGKPPEIVEKMVEGSIQKYLKEVSLLNQTFVKNDKQTVEQMLKAANTTIKGFTMFVVGEGIEKRQDDFAAEVAAQVAAAKGA; encoded by the coding sequence ATGGCTGCTATTACCGCTGCAATGGTTGGCGAGTTACGCGCCAAGACTGATGCTCCGATGATGGAGTGCAAAAAAGCATTGACTGAAGCTGATGGCGACATGGCTCGTGCAGAAGAAATTTTGCGTGTAAAGCTTGGTAGCAAGGCTGGTAAGGCGGCATCCCGCGTTACTGCTGAAGGTATTGTTGCTTCATCTATTAATGGCACTACAGGTGCTTTGCTTGAAGTGAACTGCGAGACTGACTTTGTTTCAAAGAACGATGATTTCTTGGCATTTACACAAGCCTGCGCAAACCTGATTTCTGAAAAGAATCCAGCTGACGTTGCTGCATTACTTGCATTGCCAATGAATGGTCAAACTGTTGATGAAGTTCGTAGCGCCTTGATCGGTAAGATCGGCGAGAACATCATGCCACGTCGCTTCAAGCGTTTTGCTGGTAGCAACAAGTTGGTTTCTTACCTTCACGGCACTCGTATTGGTGTGATGGTTGAGTTTGAAGGCGACGAGACTGCAGCTAAAGACGTGGCAATGCATATTGCTGCAATGAAGCCAGTGGCTTTGTCGATGGCTGATGTTCCTGCTGAAGCAATTGCTGTTGAGCGTAGTGTTGCTGTTCAAAAAGCTGCTGAGTCTGGCAAACCACCAGAAATCGTTGAGAAGATGGTTGAAGGTTCTATTCAGAAGTACCTCAAAGAGGTTTCTTTGTTGAACCAAACTTTCGTTAAAAACGACAAGCAAACTGTTGAGCAAATGCTCAAGGCCGCCAACACCACAATCAAGGGTTTCACCATGTTTGTTGTGGGTGAGGGCATTGAGAAGCGTCAAGACGACTTTGCAGCTGAAGTTGCTGCTCAGGTTGCCGCTGCTAAAGGCGCTTAA
- the rpsB gene encoding 30S ribosomal protein S2, whose translation MSVTMRQMLEAGCHFGHQTRFWSPRMAPYIFGHRNKIHIINLEKTLPMFQDALKFAKHVAANRGTILFVGTKRQSREIIAEEAARAGMPYIDSRWLGGTLTNFKTVKGSLKRLKDMAVAKEAGDWEKLSKKEALTNDRDLDKLQKALGGIQDLNGFPDAIFVVDVGYHKIAITEANKLSIPVIAVVDTNHSPEGIDYIIPGNDDSSKAVLLYARGIADAILEGKSNSVQEILTAVKEGEEEFVEEGKAE comes from the coding sequence ATGTCAGTAACCATGCGTCAAATGCTGGAAGCCGGTTGCCATTTTGGTCACCAAACCCGTTTCTGGTCCCCAAGAATGGCCCCTTACATTTTCGGCCATCGCAACAAAATTCACATCATCAACTTAGAAAAAACATTGCCAATGTTTCAGGACGCCCTGAAATTTGCAAAACACGTTGCTGCTAATCGTGGAACTATCTTATTCGTTGGTACTAAGCGTCAATCACGCGAGATCATTGCTGAAGAAGCTGCTCGTGCTGGTATGCCTTACATCGACAGCCGCTGGTTGGGCGGTACGCTCACTAACTTTAAAACTGTTAAAGGCTCCCTCAAGCGTTTGAAGGATATGGCAGTTGCTAAAGAAGCTGGCGATTGGGAAAAGCTTTCTAAGAAAGAAGCTTTGACTAACGATCGCGATCTCGACAAGTTGCAAAAAGCGCTTGGCGGTATTCAAGATTTGAACGGCTTTCCTGATGCGATTTTCGTAGTGGACGTTGGCTATCATAAGATTGCCATTACCGAAGCTAACAAGCTTAGTATCCCTGTTATCGCTGTGGTTGATACCAACCACTCACCAGAAGGTATTGATTACATCATTCCTGGTAACGATGACTCCAGCAAGGCTGTTCTTCTCTACGCTCGTGGCATTGCTGACGCAATCCTCGAAGGTAAATCAAACTCTGTTCAAGAAATCTTGACTGCTGTTAAAGAAGGCGAAGAAGAGTTTGTTGAAGAAGGGAAAGCTGAATAA
- the map gene encoding type I methionyl aminopeptidase produces MNSVFTAEKDIQGMREAGRLASEVLDHVAPHVKAGVSTAELDRICHEYTRDVQKTIPAPLNYQPPGYPPFPASICTSVNDVICHGIPGEKILKTGDVVNLDITVITPDGYYGDTSRMFMVGEVSVLAKRLTQITFECMWLGIAQVKPGASLGDIGHVIQQHAENAGYSVVREYCGHGIGKVFHQDPQILHYGRPGTGEKLKEGMTFTIEPMINAGKRDIRTMPDQWTVKTKDRSLSAQWEHTLLVTATGVEVLTWSEGSNPAPDCVKGLSFRPSIANA; encoded by the coding sequence ATGAATAGTGTATTTACCGCCGAAAAAGACATCCAAGGGATGCGCGAGGCTGGCCGCCTAGCCAGTGAAGTTCTTGACCACGTAGCCCCGCACGTTAAAGCCGGCGTGAGCACAGCTGAATTGGATCGCATTTGCCACGAGTACACGCGCGATGTCCAAAAGACCATTCCAGCCCCGCTGAACTATCAGCCACCAGGCTACCCACCCTTTCCGGCATCTATCTGCACTTCAGTCAATGATGTGATTTGCCATGGCATTCCTGGCGAGAAGATTTTAAAAACTGGTGACGTCGTGAATCTCGATATCACTGTGATTACGCCAGATGGCTACTACGGCGATACCAGCCGTATGTTTATGGTTGGTGAAGTTTCAGTATTAGCGAAACGTCTTACTCAAATTACTTTTGAATGTATGTGGCTTGGCATTGCCCAAGTTAAGCCTGGTGCATCGCTTGGTGATATTGGTCACGTCATTCAACAGCATGCAGAAAACGCTGGTTACTCCGTCGTACGAGAATATTGTGGGCACGGCATTGGCAAGGTATTTCATCAAGACCCTCAGATTCTTCACTATGGCCGCCCTGGCACTGGCGAAAAATTGAAAGAAGGCATGACCTTCACTATCGAGCCGATGATTAATGCTGGCAAGCGCGACATTCGCACCATGCCCGATCAGTGGACAGTGAAGACTAAAGATCGCAGCCTCTCTGCACAATGGGAGCACACGCTTTTGGTAACGGCTACTGGTGTTGAGGTACTCACTTGGTCAGAGGGTAGCAATCCCGCTCCTGATTGTGTGAAAGGTCTTTCATTTAGACCAAGCATAGCCAACGCTTAA
- a CDS encoding [protein-PII] uridylyltransferase encodes MKPIADVASLRAARELVYADFREHQVVGRLTKQLSKLSDELLMSLWNSCDLNTDASLVAVGGFGRGALFPYSDIDILILLPEDKKFFEEVLVAKIEKFVAQCWDTGLEIGSSVRTVAECVSEAEQDITVRTSLLESQLICGKKALFKEFESVYEKTLDPKSFFQAKLAEQIQRHYKYQDTPYSLEPNCKESSGGLRDLQVISWVSKAAHLGNTFKDLSLAGLVTQRELTELNRNQRFLETLRANLHLLAKRRQDVLAFDLQAPLAAAMGIKEESSRLASEAIMRRYYWAAKAVNQLNDVLLQNIEALLFPQESKTTHAIAGEGNECFIERQGVLDINDPELFQKHPEKILRTFLVFAQTANVKSLSATIFRALYNARQKMDSKWRKDPVNRALFIEILKEPEGVSRAFQLMNRTSVLGRYLPAFRKIVGQMQHDLFHVYTVDQHILIVLRNVRRFMVVEHTHEFPFCSSLIAHFEKPWLLVIAALFHDIAKGRGGDHSELGKADMRKFAKDHGLDKADTELLVWLVAEHLNMSQVAQKQDITDPEIVQAFAKKVGDERHLTALYLLTVADVRGTSPKVWNAWKGKLLEDLYRVTLRVLGGAKPDASSELAQHQEESRAKLRLYAIEDSAYENLWKQLDVAFFLRQDTADIAWLTRHLYNKVDSEIPVVRARLSPVGEGLQIAVYVKDQEDLFARICAYFERHGFSIWDARIHTTKHGYALDTFQISGSNLVDEGGSYRDLIQLVEYELTAALQNNDPLPSPSMGRLSRQSRTFPIQPRVHMIPDERGHYYALSLSASDRTGLLYAISRVLAKYQVSLHTARINTLGERVEDVFLLDAANLSKNPKLQILLETDLLEALGA; translated from the coding sequence ATGAAACCTATTGCAGACGTTGCTAGCTTAAGAGCTGCTCGAGAGTTGGTCTATGCTGATTTTCGTGAGCATCAAGTTGTTGGACGATTAACCAAGCAATTGAGCAAGCTCAGTGATGAACTCCTGATGAGTTTATGGAATTCATGTGACCTAAATACAGATGCTTCTCTGGTAGCGGTAGGTGGGTTCGGTAGAGGCGCACTGTTTCCCTACTCCGATATCGATATTCTGATTCTGCTGCCTGAGGATAAGAAATTCTTCGAAGAAGTATTAGTCGCCAAGATTGAAAAGTTTGTAGCGCAATGTTGGGATACTGGCTTAGAGATTGGCTCATCCGTTAGAACCGTTGCTGAGTGCGTCTCTGAGGCTGAGCAAGACATCACCGTTCGCACCTCCCTACTGGAATCACAACTCATTTGCGGTAAGAAAGCCCTCTTCAAAGAATTTGAATCTGTTTATGAAAAGACTTTAGATCCCAAGTCATTCTTTCAGGCCAAGCTAGCAGAGCAAATCCAACGTCATTACAAATACCAAGATACGCCCTACTCTTTAGAACCCAATTGCAAAGAGAGTTCTGGTGGACTGCGGGACTTACAGGTCATCTCCTGGGTCAGTAAAGCAGCGCACCTAGGCAATACGTTTAAAGATCTTAGCCTTGCTGGCCTGGTAACTCAACGTGAGTTAACTGAACTCAATCGCAACCAGCGTTTTTTAGAAACCCTACGCGCTAACTTGCATCTCCTTGCAAAGCGTAGGCAAGATGTATTGGCGTTTGACTTACAAGCGCCACTTGCCGCAGCGATGGGGATTAAAGAAGAATCCTCCAGACTAGCCAGCGAAGCCATCATGCGTCGCTACTATTGGGCAGCTAAAGCGGTTAATCAATTAAATGATGTGCTGCTACAAAATATTGAAGCACTTCTCTTCCCCCAAGAGTCCAAAACAACTCATGCAATTGCTGGTGAAGGTAATGAGTGCTTTATTGAACGTCAAGGTGTCTTGGATATCAACGACCCCGAACTATTTCAGAAGCATCCAGAGAAAATTCTGAGAACCTTTTTGGTGTTTGCACAAACAGCAAATGTTAAGAGCTTGTCTGCAACGATCTTTAGAGCGCTATACAACGCCCGCCAGAAGATGGATAGTAAATGGCGCAAAGATCCAGTCAACCGCGCACTATTTATTGAGATTCTGAAAGAGCCAGAAGGAGTGAGTCGGGCCTTCCAGCTCATGAATCGCACCAGTGTTCTCGGCCGCTATTTGCCCGCCTTTAGAAAAATTGTTGGTCAGATGCAGCATGACTTGTTTCACGTTTACACAGTCGACCAGCATATCTTGATAGTGCTGCGTAATGTGCGCCGCTTTATGGTGGTTGAGCATACCCATGAATTCCCTTTCTGCAGTAGCCTGATTGCCCATTTTGAAAAACCTTGGCTATTGGTGATTGCCGCCCTATTTCATGACATTGCCAAAGGACGTGGTGGTGATCACTCCGAGCTTGGCAAAGCAGATATGCGTAAGTTCGCAAAAGATCATGGTTTGGATAAAGCGGATACCGAGTTATTGGTATGGTTGGTTGCAGAACACTTGAATATGAGTCAAGTTGCTCAGAAGCAAGATATTACCGATCCAGAGATAGTCCAAGCCTTTGCTAAAAAGGTGGGTGATGAACGTCACCTTACTGCGCTATATCTTTTAACTGTTGCCGACGTCCGCGGAACTAGCCCTAAAGTCTGGAATGCCTGGAAAGGCAAACTATTGGAAGACCTCTATCGCGTAACCTTGCGAGTATTGGGTGGCGCAAAACCAGATGCTTCTTCCGAACTCGCTCAGCATCAAGAAGAATCCCGTGCCAAGCTACGTCTCTATGCAATTGAGGACTCTGCCTACGAGAATTTATGGAAGCAATTAGATGTTGCATTCTTCTTGCGTCAAGATACGGCAGATATTGCCTGGCTTACACGTCATCTCTACAACAAGGTGGATAGTGAAATTCCAGTTGTACGGGCTCGCCTCTCTCCAGTTGGCGAAGGCTTGCAAATTGCTGTCTACGTCAAAGACCAAGAAGATCTCTTCGCCAGAATTTGTGCTTACTTTGAGCGTCATGGCTTCTCGATTTGGGATGCACGCATTCACACAACAAAGCACGGGTATGCACTGGATACATTCCAAATCTCAGGTAGTAATTTGGTAGATGAAGGCGGCAGTTACCGCGACCTCATACAGTTAGTGGAATATGAACTGACAGCCGCGCTGCAAAACAATGATCCACTGCCCTCACCCAGCATGGGAAGACTCTCAAGACAGTCTCGTACATTCCCTATCCAGCCACGCGTTCATATGATTCCAGATGAACGTGGTCATTACTACGCACTGTCTCTCTCAGCCAGCGATCGCACCGGCCTACTGTATGCAATATCTAGAGTCTTGGCCAAATACCAAGTCTCATTACATACCGCACGCATTAACACCCTGGGTGAGCGAGTAGAAGACGTATTCCTATTGGATGCAGCTAACTTGAGCAAGAATCCAAAATTACAGATCTTGTTGGAAACGGATTTACTAGAGGCTTTAGGGGCCTAA
- a CDS encoding NUDIX hydrolase, which produces MDPQLTFAALSRKILASENPFSRANRMGHITASGLVIRDGSILLIFHPYIKQWFQPGGHIDDGEGGIQAAIREVFEETGVVCESLSGFLDPIDIDLHEIPENPKKGEDSHLHIDLLFALQVIEEQESPEEIKKAWVPFAQVSSSRIQRALLKLQGQT; this is translated from the coding sequence ATGGATCCCCAATTAACTTTTGCAGCACTTTCACGGAAAATACTTGCCTCTGAAAATCCATTCTCAAGAGCCAATCGGATGGGTCACATCACAGCAAGTGGTCTGGTTATCAGGGATGGAAGCATTCTCCTTATCTTTCATCCTTATATTAAGCAATGGTTCCAGCCTGGTGGCCATATTGATGATGGGGAGGGGGGCATTCAGGCAGCGATTCGTGAAGTCTTTGAAGAGACTGGTGTGGTTTGTGAATCTCTCAGCGGATTCTTAGATCCTATAGATATTGATTTGCATGAGATTCCCGAGAATCCAAAGAAGGGTGAAGACTCACATTTACACATCGATCTTTTATTTGCATTGCAGGTGATTGAAGAGCAAGAATCTCCTGAAGAGATTAAAAAGGCATGGGTACCTTTTGCTCAAGTTAGCAGCTCACGTATTCAGCGAGCATTGCTAAAACTACAAGGCCAGACTTAG
- a CDS encoding MFS transporter, whose translation MTRYSESKNPFLLPLLMVLVVISMLATDIYLPAISSAGEDLIADHSALMLTLTSYMAGYSISLLLSGVLSDVYGRRLIILCGILIFALASLASCFITSVEQLTWCRFFQALGGGCSTLLARVIVRDLYDFKSQVRVLSYLAAGLIASPILGPIIGANLTMQYGWRSVFYALTLFSFISFGLIYMFMKESKPIELGGSDLLIGNIFKKYLKLLTYHEFLFHTLVISFA comes from the coding sequence ATGACACGATATTCTGAATCAAAAAATCCTTTTTTATTGCCACTTCTAATGGTTTTAGTTGTAATCTCTATGTTAGCAACCGACATATATTTACCTGCTATTTCATCTGCGGGAGAAGATCTGATTGCTGACCACTCCGCATTAATGTTGACTTTGACTTCTTATATGGCTGGTTACTCTATTAGCCTACTGCTTTCGGGAGTGCTTTCAGATGTATATGGGCGAAGACTAATAATTCTGTGCGGCATTTTAATATTTGCCCTGGCTAGCCTGGCAAGCTGTTTTATTACTTCAGTCGAGCAGTTGACCTGGTGTCGATTTTTTCAGGCTCTTGGTGGGGGATGTAGCACTCTTTTGGCTAGGGTAATCGTCAGGGATTTGTATGATTTCAAATCTCAAGTGCGAGTTCTAAGTTATTTGGCAGCAGGTCTAATTGCATCTCCAATTTTGGGCCCAATTATTGGGGCGAATCTAACCATGCAATATGGCTGGAGATCTGTATTTTATGCGCTTACATTATTTTCATTTATCTCATTCGGACTTATTTATATGTTTATGAAAGAGTCTAAGCCGATTGAGCTCGGTGGTAGTGACTTGTTGATCGGTAATATTTTCAAGAAGTACTTAAAACTGCTAACATACCATGAATTCCTTTTTCATACACTAGTTATTAGCTTTGCCTAG
- the ligA gene encoding NAD-dependent DNA ligase LigA: protein MSSSSPTNLADRYVFLQTELARLEHAYYVLDNPIVPDSEYDRLYRELLDIEAAHPEWVTSDSLSQRVGGTALKEFDSVTHAVPMLSLNNAFEDAELIAFDRRCREGLHADHVDYAGELKFDGLAISLRYEDGSLVRAATRGDGASGEDVTANIKTIRAIPLKLSRDNIPKVLEVRGEVFMYLKDFQKMNEQAAAQGEKEFANPRNAAAGSLRQLDSKITAKRPLSFFAYGLGALEPQSWLPKTHEELLNAYVKLGLPVCSERRVLKFVEEILAFYNEVGAKRDSLPYDIDGVVYKVNSFAEQAKLGFVSRAPRFALAHKFPAQEALTTVLGIDVQVGRTGAITPVARLAPVEVGGVTVTNATLHNEDEVKRKDVRIGDTVSVRRAGDVIPEVVSVVKERRPANAAEFVMPTHCPVCDSHIERLADEAVARCSDGLFCGAQRKQALIHFVHRRALDIEGLGEKIVDQLVDHNLVRTPADLYRLGFTAIANLERMGEKSADNLIQAINQSRNTTLARFIFALGIRHVGETTAKDLANHYQSMHALMDASLEDLLTVKDVGPVVADSITSFMEEAHNREVIEQLLASGMQLSVEEKVISAAVAGKTFVLTGTFPTMTRDEAKDLLEKAGAKVAGSVSKKTDYVVAGADAGSKLTKAEELGIPVIDEAAMVALLK from the coding sequence TTGTCGTCTTCAAGTCCGACAAACTTAGCGGATCGCTACGTATTCTTGCAAACTGAGTTGGCGCGCCTTGAGCATGCTTACTACGTTTTAGATAACCCCATAGTTCCTGATAGTGAGTACGACCGACTTTATCGGGAGTTGCTTGATATCGAAGCTGCGCATCCTGAGTGGGTAACTTCAGATTCGCTTTCACAAAGGGTGGGCGGTACTGCGTTAAAAGAGTTTGATTCAGTTACCCATGCCGTGCCGATGCTTTCTTTAAACAATGCGTTTGAAGATGCTGAGTTGATTGCCTTTGATCGACGTTGTCGTGAGGGTTTGCATGCTGATCATGTGGATTACGCAGGCGAACTCAAATTTGATGGTTTGGCAATCTCTCTGCGCTATGAAGATGGATCATTGGTGAGGGCTGCTACTCGTGGTGATGGCGCTAGTGGTGAAGATGTCACTGCCAACATAAAAACAATTCGCGCTATTCCACTTAAGCTCTCTAGGGACAATATCCCAAAAGTATTAGAAGTGCGTGGTGAAGTCTTTATGTATCTCAAAGACTTCCAAAAAATGAATGAACAAGCTGCTGCCCAGGGTGAGAAGGAGTTTGCCAATCCCCGTAATGCAGCAGCCGGGAGCTTACGTCAACTCGATTCCAAAATTACCGCCAAAAGACCGCTCTCATTCTTTGCTTATGGACTTGGAGCGCTGGAGCCACAATCTTGGCTTCCAAAAACCCATGAAGAGTTGCTCAACGCTTACGTCAAGCTGGGTTTGCCAGTTTGCTCAGAGCGCCGCGTTCTCAAATTTGTAGAAGAGATTTTGGCTTTTTACAACGAAGTTGGTGCAAAGCGCGATTCTTTGCCTTATGACATTGATGGTGTGGTCTACAAGGTCAACTCCTTTGCAGAGCAAGCCAAGTTAGGCTTTGTATCCAGAGCTCCACGCTTTGCCTTAGCCCATAAGTTCCCAGCGCAAGAAGCCTTAACTACTGTACTCGGCATTGATGTGCAGGTTGGGCGCACAGGCGCCATTACTCCAGTCGCGAGACTTGCTCCAGTGGAAGTAGGAGGTGTTACCGTCACCAACGCTACGCTCCACAACGAAGATGAAGTGAAGCGTAAAGATGTACGTATTGGCGACACCGTTTCTGTTAGAAGAGCAGGGGATGTGATTCCTGAGGTGGTTTCGGTAGTAAAAGAGCGTCGACCAGCTAATGCAGCAGAGTTTGTAATGCCAACACATTGCCCTGTATGTGATTCACATATTGAGCGTTTAGCTGATGAAGCAGTTGCCCGTTGTAGTGACGGATTATTCTGCGGGGCACAACGCAAGCAGGCGTTAATTCATTTTGTTCATAGACGTGCATTGGATATTGAAGGTTTGGGTGAAAAGATCGTTGACCAATTAGTCGATCACAATTTAGTTCGAACGCCGGCTGATCTTTACCGTCTCGGTTTTACCGCCATTGCGAATCTGGAGCGCATGGGTGAGAAGTCTGCAGATAACCTCATACAGGCAATTAATCAATCCAGAAACACAACGCTAGCGAGATTTATCTTTGCCTTAGGTATTCGTCATGTAGGCGAGACTACCGCTAAAGACTTGGCTAATCACTACCAATCCATGCACGCCCTGATGGATGCCAGTCTCGAGGACTTGCTAACAGTTAAAGATGTTGGCCCCGTAGTAGCTGACTCCATTACCAGCTTTATGGAAGAGGCCCATAACCGCGAAGTCATTGAGCAACTCCTAGCCTCGGGAATGCAGCTCTCTGTCGAAGAAAAAGTCATCAGTGCAGCTGTAGCAGGAAAAACCTTTGTACTCACAGGCACATTCCCAACCATGACAAGAGATGAAGCAAAAGACTTGCTCGAAAAGGCTGGTGCTAAGGTTGCTGGATCAGTCTCCAAGAAAACCGACTATGTAGTTGCTGGAGCTGACGCTGGTAGCAAGCTCACTAAAGCAGAAGAGTTGGGTATTCCTGTCATTGATGAAGCGGCTATGGTAGCGCTCCTCAAGTAG
- a CDS encoding cell division protein ZipA C-terminal FtsZ-binding domain-containing protein, which yields MAMLGLSDLQFALAVIGLLILISVAVLNLKYARARRKAKAASEYSTDDRFAKEPSFGQGFAEAGERSEPSFGEINLPAVSAPETFSIDPRIDCVITLCFDEGISGVEILDEMRSWADEPSSSTARWMCEGLNADVDATEDWEALRPEASYSELQLAIQLASRRGPIGVLELSDFCSRAQALADALGSQIDMPSVSTMRESAKELDVMAAESDIQLSINVLFDEPTPGANFDVLMRKRGFRLSRNGRAYEFFSNGMLIFTSAEIDPNAPVKQVTLLLEVPLVSHDERAFERMLGEGIEIAQAAHGRLVDDNGINLTEAAVINIRQHLDVLYANLEKGGVAAGSSTASRLFS from the coding sequence ATGGCAATGCTAGGTTTGTCTGATTTGCAGTTCGCTTTGGCTGTTATTGGCCTACTGATTCTGATTTCAGTAGCCGTTCTCAATCTCAAATACGCGCGCGCGCGCCGCAAGGCAAAAGCTGCTAGTGAATACTCTACTGATGATCGTTTTGCCAAAGAGCCTTCTTTTGGCCAGGGTTTTGCTGAGGCTGGAGAGCGTTCCGAGCCTTCTTTTGGTGAGATAAATCTCCCGGCAGTGTCCGCCCCAGAAACTTTTTCAATTGATCCTCGGATCGATTGCGTTATCACTCTGTGTTTCGACGAGGGTATTAGCGGTGTTGAAATTCTCGATGAAATGAGGTCATGGGCTGATGAGCCATCTAGCTCAACAGCTCGTTGGATGTGCGAAGGCTTAAATGCGGATGTTGATGCCACTGAAGATTGGGAAGCTTTGCGCCCAGAAGCGTCTTATTCTGAGTTGCAATTGGCAATTCAATTGGCTAGCCGTCGTGGTCCGATTGGCGTTCTAGAGTTATCTGATTTTTGTTCCCGGGCTCAAGCGCTTGCGGACGCCCTGGGCTCTCAAATTGATATGCCAAGCGTTAGCACTATGCGCGAGAGCGCTAAAGAGCTTGATGTTATGGCTGCTGAGAGTGATATTCAATTGAGTATCAATGTATTGTTCGATGAGCCAACTCCTGGAGCTAACTTCGATGTCTTGATGCGCAAGCGTGGCTTTAGACTTTCTCGAAATGGTCGAGCTTATGAGTTCTTTAGTAATGGCATGCTCATCTTTACTAGTGCAGAAATCGATCCTAATGCACCTGTCAAACAAGTGACTCTATTGTTGGAAGTGCCTTTGGTATCCCATGATGAGCGTGCTTTTGAGCGTATGTTGGGTGAAGGTATTGAGATTGCCCAAGCTGCCCACGGTCGCTTGGTAGATGACAACGGCATTAATCTGACTGAAGCTGCAGTGATCAATATTCGCCAGCATCTTGATGTTTTGTATGCCAATCTTGAGAAGGGCGGCGTTGCAGCTGGCTCTTCTACTGCTAGCAGACTCTTTAGCTAA